The following proteins are co-located in the Desulfovibrio sp. genome:
- a CDS encoding VCBS repeat-containing protein produces the protein MKFAMRLTFSVCLMLVAVAAGAASAAAKSAVVLPFVVNAPQSYAYLSKAVQATIQGRLDRPGVLEARAGQNKAASQAEAQQALRSSGADNAIWGSVSVMGNDCTVVMNSVDKAGKTWSKTAQAPVSELTTSVQNLTSAMSQEVFGISSAMRSPGSTAAGSPRGATANGDIVTNETGQQQVYLNPQFRYQGAGAEDGSRLRTQRLGYNMVDMAVGDFNGDGKNEIAILSDHDLRIYSWPANGQLKLIGETVVSRSNNNFSMRAIDLNRDRSMALVVTTTEESSNRPYSFIYSFKGNKFTTIAERIPYYVSVMRVPPTYSPTLVGQAWDSLKLFAPGVRIMTKQDGKFTLGTRLDLPTGATVFNCVWLPAGKSGKGEQLVMLTDDERIKLFQGHGNTLVHTTMERYSGSATGMDHYKGMPGLGVDKAYQLPSKYYAPMRLIAADIGNTGDYTLLVNKPISTAAQFFDRYRFFPQGEVHALYWDGVGLGLKWKTRRIRGSVAEIDLADVNNDGILDLVVGLNTSPDLGIGSRQCMITAYPLDVSATNPNVPADLSDFEISPN, from the coding sequence ATGAAATTCGCCATGCGACTGACTTTTTCGGTCTGCCTGATGCTCGTCGCCGTTGCTGCGGGCGCTGCCAGCGCCGCCGCGAAAAGCGCTGTGGTATTGCCCTTTGTGGTCAATGCCCCCCAGAGCTACGCTTACCTTTCCAAGGCTGTTCAGGCTACCATTCAGGGACGCCTTGACCGCCCTGGCGTGCTTGAAGCCCGTGCGGGACAGAACAAGGCCGCCAGCCAGGCAGAAGCCCAGCAGGCGCTCCGCTCTTCTGGTGCAGACAACGCCATCTGGGGCTCTGTGAGCGTCATGGGCAACGACTGCACCGTTGTTATGAACAGCGTGGACAAGGCAGGCAAAACCTGGAGCAAAACCGCCCAGGCTCCTGTGAGCGAACTGACCACTTCTGTGCAAAACCTGACCTCGGCCATGAGCCAGGAAGTGTTTGGTATTTCCTCCGCAATGCGCTCCCCCGGCTCCACCGCCGCTGGTTCCCCGCGTGGCGCAACCGCCAATGGTGACATCGTCACCAACGAAACTGGTCAGCAGCAGGTGTACCTGAACCCGCAGTTCCGCTATCAGGGCGCTGGCGCTGAAGACGGCTCTCGCCTGCGCACCCAGCGCCTGGGTTACAACATGGTCGACATGGCCGTGGGCGACTTTAACGGCGATGGCAAGAATGAAATCGCCATCCTGAGCGATCACGATCTGCGCATCTACAGCTGGCCTGCCAATGGTCAGCTCAAACTGATTGGCGAAACCGTGGTTTCGCGTTCCAACAACAACTTCTCCATGCGCGCCATCGACCTCAACCGCGACCGCAGCATGGCCCTTGTTGTGACCACCACCGAAGAATCGAGCAACCGCCCCTACTCCTTCATTTACAGCTTCAAGGGCAACAAGTTCACCACCATTGCCGAGCGCATTCCTTACTATGTGAGCGTCATGCGCGTGCCCCCCACCTACAGCCCCACTCTCGTGGGTCAGGCGTGGGATTCGCTCAAGCTCTTTGCCCCCGGCGTGCGCATCATGACCAAGCAGGACGGCAAGTTTACGCTTGGCACCCGTCTTGACCTGCCCACCGGCGCCACCGTGTTCAACTGCGTGTGGCTGCCCGCCGGAAAGAGCGGCAAGGGTGAACAGCTTGTTATGCTGACCGACGACGAGCGCATCAAGCTCTTCCAGGGCCACGGCAACACCCTGGTTCACACCACCATGGAACGTTATTCCGGCTCTGCCACGGGCATGGATCACTACAAGGGCATGCCGGGCCTGGGCGTGGATAAAGCCTACCAGTTGCCCAGCAAGTACTATGCCCCCATGCGCCTCATCGCTGCCGACATCGGCAATACCGGCGACTACACGCTGCTGGTCAACAAGCCCATATCCACTGCGGCGCAGTTCTTTGACCGCTACCGCTTCTTCCCTCAGGGCGAAGTTCATGCCCTGTACTGGGACGGCGTGGGCCTTGGCCTCAAGTGGAAGACCCGCCGCATCCGTGGTTCTGTTGCAGAAATCGACCTGGCTGACGTGAACAACGATGGCATCCTTGATCTGGTGGTGGGCCTGAACACCTCACCCGATCTCGGCATCGGCAGTCGCCAGTGCATGATTACCGCCTATCCCCTGGACGTTTCTGCTACCAACCCCAACGTGCCTGCGGACTTGAGCGACTTTGAAATAAGCCCCAACTAG
- the purD gene encoding phosphoribosylamine--glycine ligase, protein MRILVIGSGGREHALVWKILQSPEVSAIFVAPGNGGTSSEGAINVPVAVDDLDGLLAFARKEHIDLVIPGPELPLTLGIVDRMREAGIPSFGPDAYGARLEGSKAFAKEIMNRAKVPTAHCAVFSDAQAARDHINKVGAPLVIKADGLAAGKGVIIAQTVQEALDAIDEIMTERAFGDAGNLVVVEECLVGEEASFLCVCDGTRAVPLPSAQDHKRVFDNDEGPNTGGMGAYSPAPVLPDSMLEEMADLTVRPILRELAKDGHPFVGVLYAGLMMTADGPKVLEYNVRFGDPECQPLLMRLDGDLPAIMLDAVRGKLDPARLGQTSQTALGVVITAKGYPGSYAKGLSIEGIEDADSVPGVKVFHSGTAVKDGSLVSNGGRVLCVTALGDSLAAAQKAAYAGVAKVRMQDGFHRTDIGEKGIRRLAGK, encoded by the coding sequence ATGCGCATCCTTGTGATCGGCTCCGGTGGCCGCGAACACGCCCTGGTTTGGAAAATTCTGCAAAGCCCCGAAGTCAGCGCCATTTTTGTTGCGCCCGGCAACGGCGGCACCAGCAGCGAAGGGGCCATTAACGTGCCTGTGGCAGTGGACGACCTGGACGGTTTGCTGGCCTTTGCGCGCAAGGAGCACATCGACCTGGTGATTCCAGGCCCCGAACTGCCCCTGACGCTGGGCATTGTTGACCGCATGCGCGAAGCCGGTATTCCCAGCTTCGGGCCGGATGCCTATGGCGCGCGCCTTGAAGGCAGCAAGGCCTTTGCCAAGGAAATCATGAACCGCGCCAAGGTGCCCACCGCCCACTGCGCCGTGTTCAGCGATGCGCAGGCGGCCCGCGACCATATCAACAAAGTGGGCGCTCCTCTGGTCATCAAGGCGGACGGCCTCGCCGCGGGCAAGGGCGTCATCATCGCCCAGACCGTGCAGGAAGCCCTCGACGCCATTGACGAAATCATGACAGAGCGCGCCTTTGGCGACGCTGGCAACCTTGTAGTGGTGGAAGAGTGCCTTGTAGGCGAGGAAGCCTCCTTCCTCTGCGTATGCGATGGCACCCGGGCTGTTCCTCTGCCCTCTGCGCAGGATCACAAGCGCGTGTTCGACAACGATGAAGGCCCCAATACTGGCGGCATGGGCGCTTACAGCCCCGCCCCGGTGCTGCCCGACAGCATGCTTGAGGAAATGGCCGACCTCACGGTGCGGCCCATCCTGCGCGAGCTTGCCAAGGACGGACACCCCTTTGTGGGCGTGCTGTACGCTGGCCTGATGATGACCGCCGACGGCCCCAAGGTGCTGGAATACAACGTGCGCTTTGGCGACCCGGAATGTCAGCCCCTGCTCATGCGCCTTGACGGCGACCTGCCTGCCATCATGCTGGACGCCGTACGCGGCAAGCTTGACCCGGCAAGACTCGGCCAGACCAGCCAGACGGCGCTTGGCGTTGTGATCACCGCCAAGGGGTATCCCGGCTCCTACGCCAAGGGTTTGTCCATTGAAGGCATCGAAGATGCGGACAGCGTACCCGGCGTAAAGGTTTTTCACAGCGGCACTGCCGTTAAGGACGGATCGCTCGTTTCCAACGGCGGGCGTGTTTTGTGCGTCACCGCACTGGGCGATAGCCTGGCCGCAGCGCAAAAGGCCGCCTATGCCGGGGTGGCCAAAGTGCGCATGCAGGATGGTTTCCATCGCACCGATATTGGCGAAAAGGGCATCCGTCGCCTGGCCGGGAAATAG
- the purE gene encoding 5-(carboxyamino)imidazole ribonucleotide mutase: MPQVVILMGSKSDEEKVSPCVDVLKSLGVSCAITVSSAHRTPERTEKLVSQYEAEGTRVFICAAGMAAHLAGAVAARTTRPVIGIPVSSAALCGMDALFATVQMPPGFPVATVATDKAGARNAAWLAAQILAVSDPALNERIVEARAKMREEVEKAGDEISRKYA, encoded by the coding sequence ATGCCGCAAGTAGTCATTTTGATGGGGTCAAAGTCTGACGAAGAAAAGGTCAGCCCCTGCGTGGATGTTCTGAAAAGCCTTGGCGTGAGCTGCGCTATCACCGTGAGCTCTGCGCATCGCACGCCTGAACGCACCGAGAAACTGGTGAGCCAGTACGAAGCCGAAGGCACGCGCGTGTTCATTTGTGCCGCAGGCATGGCCGCGCATCTGGCTGGGGCAGTTGCCGCCCGCACCACGCGCCCAGTAATCGGCATCCCGGTTTCCAGCGCCGCCCTGTGCGGTATGGACGCGCTGTTTGCCACTGTGCAGATGCCTCCCGGATTCCCGGTCGCCACCGTTGCCACCGACAAGGCCGGCGCACGCAATGCCGCATGGCTCGCCGCCCAGATTCTGGCCGTGTCCGACCCTGCGCTCAACGAACGCATTGTTGAAGCCCGGGCCAAGATGCGCGAAGAAGTGGAAAAAGCCGGGGACGAAATCAGCCGCAAATACGCCTAA
- a CDS encoding histidine kinase N-terminal 7TM domain-containing protein, which produces MIIRAACILFLSISCAGMLYAVCYSSRIARSNGYAAFLFLFMTIFMYTVGYIFELASSTPETIYLSLKIEYLGAPLIAVFWFLFAVYYNNYSIKSKAVMSLLFIVPLATIVMLYTNEYHHFHYKTFAVDASGPFPVAVTQKGWWYYVDFVYKMLVAFAGLALFAFSYGKATGYRRRQAKTIFIGALSLWIGNFVQTLGFAPYGIDIEPFILSAALPLSGFAMSRLRMFDLVPIARDNVFKTMSASVLVLDGKLRVVDFNDSAVSILPALSEDAVGLAVRDVFPEQCSLDVAALVQNEEMEIALPVGGGLRFYKVSCARVGESEKDSGLIVSLYDMTESKELLEKMQRIASQDALTQVFSRWFFMEAFQREIDRCREAGGKLGFMLLDIDHFKRVNDEYGHLAGDKVLRGVTAALKDSLGHNALLGRYGGEEFSVLLPGMGQDEAVGLAERLRQVAAMMEVSFNGTPINVTISVGVAAAVFEPGTPMGMESTQICDALILAADTALYRAKQEGRNRVCSVGLGFGADASV; this is translated from the coding sequence GTGATAATAAGAGCTGCCTGTATTCTTTTTTTGAGTATATCGTGCGCGGGCATGCTCTATGCTGTTTGCTATTCGTCCAGAATAGCGCGTTCAAACGGGTATGCGGCCTTTTTGTTTTTATTCATGACTATTTTCATGTATACGGTCGGGTACATTTTCGAGCTTGCATCAAGCACGCCTGAAACAATCTATCTTTCCTTAAAAATTGAATACCTTGGGGCACCGCTCATTGCAGTGTTCTGGTTTCTTTTTGCTGTTTATTACAATAATTATTCAATAAAGAGCAAGGCTGTGATGTCTTTGCTGTTTATCGTGCCGTTGGCGACAATAGTGATGCTCTATACCAATGAGTATCACCACTTTCATTATAAGACGTTTGCAGTGGATGCCAGCGGACCCTTCCCCGTGGCGGTGACACAGAAGGGCTGGTGGTACTATGTGGATTTTGTTTACAAGATGCTGGTTGCCTTTGCCGGACTGGCTTTATTTGCCTTTTCCTACGGCAAGGCAACGGGCTATCGCAGGCGGCAGGCTAAAACCATCTTTATAGGCGCGCTGAGCCTCTGGATAGGCAATTTTGTGCAGACTCTTGGTTTTGCCCCCTACGGCATTGACATTGAGCCCTTCATTCTCTCGGCGGCCCTGCCCTTGAGCGGCTTTGCCATGTCCCGTCTGCGCATGTTCGACCTCGTGCCCATAGCGCGCGACAATGTCTTCAAGACCATGAGCGCCAGCGTGCTGGTGCTGGACGGCAAACTGCGGGTGGTGGATTTCAACGACAGTGCCGTGTCCATTCTTCCGGCTCTGTCAGAGGATGCCGTGGGGCTGGCGGTCAGGGATGTGTTTCCTGAACAATGTTCGCTTGATGTGGCGGCGCTTGTGCAGAATGAGGAAATGGAGATTGCTCTGCCAGTGGGGGGCGGCCTGCGCTTTTACAAGGTCTCATGCGCCAGGGTTGGCGAGTCAGAAAAAGATTCCGGCCTCATTGTATCCTTGTATGACATGACAGAGAGCAAGGAACTGCTGGAAAAAATGCAGCGCATTGCGTCGCAGGACGCGCTGACACAGGTGTTCAGCCGCTGGTTTTTTATGGAGGCCTTTCAGCGCGAGATTGACCGTTGCCGGGAAGCTGGCGGCAAGCTTGGTTTTATGCTGCTGGACATCGATCATTTCAAACGCGTCAACGATGAGTACGGGCATCTGGCGGGCGACAAAGTCCTGCGCGGCGTCACGGCTGCTCTGAAAGACTCGCTTGGGCATAACGCCCTGCTTGGTCGCTATGGTGGCGAGGAATTTTCTGTGCTGCTGCCAGGTATGGGGCAGGATGAGGCCGTGGGTCTCGCTGAGCGGCTGCGGCAGGTTGCGGCCATGATGGAGGTATCATTTAACGGCACGCCCATAAATGTGACCATTAGCGTTGGCGTTGCCGCCGCAGTCTTTGAACCGGGCACTCCGATGGGCATGGAGAGCACGCAAATCTGCGATGCCCTCATTCTGGCGGCAGATACAGCCTTGTACCGCGCCAAGCAGGAGGGGCGCAACAGGGTGTGCTCTGTTGGCCTTGGGTTCGGTGCAGACGCGTCCGTCTGA
- a CDS encoding saccharopine dehydrogenase family protein has product MSHILIIGAGGVGSVVVHKCAQVLKEGGFSKVTLASRTLSRCDAIAQSVKTRLGVEVSTAQVDADNVPELCSLIRQVKPDVVCNVALPYQDLHIMDACLECGVHYVDTANYEPLDTAKFEYKWQWAYQDRFREAGLTALLGSGFDPGVTNVYAAWALKHQLDEVHVLDIIDCNAGDHGQPFATNFNPEINIREVTARGRYWERGEWVETDPLSWSMNFDFPDGIGSKKCFLMYHEELESLVQNLKGIRRARFWMTFSENYLNHLKVLGNVGMTRIDPVKFQGQDIVPIQFLAKLLPDPASLGPLTKGKTCIGDLMRGVKDGKEKTVYVYNICDHEECYAEVGSQAISYTTGVPAMIGTKMVAQGLWRKPGVWNMEQFDPDPFMKDLNVYGLPWQCLDVTGKF; this is encoded by the coding sequence ATGTCTCATATTCTGATTATTGGCGCGGGCGGCGTAGGCAGCGTTGTGGTGCACAAGTGTGCGCAAGTACTCAAGGAAGGCGGATTTTCAAAGGTAACGCTGGCAAGCCGCACCCTTTCCCGCTGCGATGCCATTGCGCAGAGCGTCAAGACGCGCCTTGGCGTCGAGGTTTCCACCGCTCAGGTGGACGCGGACAACGTGCCCGAGCTGTGTTCCCTCATCCGGCAGGTCAAGCCCGATGTGGTCTGCAACGTGGCCCTGCCGTACCAAGATCTGCACATCATGGATGCCTGCCTTGAATGCGGCGTGCACTACGTGGACACCGCCAACTACGAGCCTCTGGACACCGCCAAGTTTGAATACAAGTGGCAGTGGGCCTATCAGGACCGCTTCCGCGAGGCGGGGTTGACGGCTCTGCTCGGTTCCGGCTTTGACCCCGGCGTCACCAACGTGTACGCGGCCTGGGCGCTCAAGCATCAGCTGGACGAAGTGCATGTGCTTGACATCATCGACTGCAATGCGGGCGATCATGGCCAGCCCTTTGCCACCAACTTCAATCCTGAAATCAACATCCGCGAGGTCACGGCGCGCGGGCGCTACTGGGAACGCGGCGAGTGGGTGGAAACCGACCCCCTGTCCTGGTCCATGAATTTTGATTTCCCTGACGGCATCGGCTCCAAAAAGTGCTTCCTCATGTATCATGAAGAACTGGAATCACTGGTGCAGAACCTCAAGGGCATTCGACGCGCCCGTTTCTGGATGACGTTTTCCGAGAACTATCTCAACCACCTCAAGGTGCTTGGCAACGTGGGCATGACCCGCATCGACCCTGTGAAATTTCAGGGGCAGGACATTGTGCCCATCCAGTTTCTTGCCAAGCTGCTGCCCGACCCGGCCTCCCTCGGCCCCCTGACCAAGGGCAAGACCTGCATTGGCGACCTCATGCGCGGCGTCAAGGACGGCAAGGAAAAGACCGTCTACGTGTACAACATCTGCGATCACGAAGAATGCTACGCCGAAGTGGGTTCCCAGGCCATTTCGTACACCACGGGCGTGCCCGCCATGATCGGTACAAAGATGGTGGCTCAGGGCTTGTGGCGCAAGCCCGGCGTGTGGAACATGGAACAGTTTGATCCCGATCCTTTCATGAAGGATCTCAATGTGTACGGCCTGCCCTGGCAGTGCCTGGACGTGACCGGCAAATTTTAG
- a CDS encoding histone deacetylase: protein MTEKTLPPLVAARSLGVVFFPAFDWAISATHPEREERLLYTRDQLLEEGLFDIPGITEYRPAFATHAQLERAHFCLPSAAAVSTDSHLASAGGAIRAARLVLEGREKRAFALVRPPGHHAMRVVHGNRGFCNINNEAVMVEYIRDHYPRPDGRPLRIAIVDTDVHHGDGSQDIFWNDPHTLFISLHQDGRTLYPGSGFPQECGGPGALGRTINIPLPPETSDEGYLYAIEHAVLPILEDFKPDLIINSAGQDNHFTDPLANMKLSAQGYAALNAALQPHIAVLEGGYSIRGALPYVNLGICLALAGLDASDIREPGWTPEATRQRPQVREYIAKLCAQIRDVYFHPPAQPTEGEEENGWWVRRKHIFYDTDNLREGQTEAWRLCSDCSGLGRIETASERVPRSLCILVPRHACPQCRSQGLELAAQARKSGRYAHVRLLDGDVADPGPAAKNEK from the coding sequence ATGACTGAAAAAACATTGCCGCCTCTGGTGGCGGCCCGCAGTCTTGGTGTGGTGTTTTTTCCTGCCTTTGACTGGGCCATTTCTGCGACACACCCGGAGCGGGAAGAGCGCCTGCTCTACACACGCGACCAGCTGCTAGAAGAAGGGCTGTTCGACATTCCCGGCATTACGGAATACCGCCCCGCCTTTGCCACGCATGCCCAGCTTGAGCGCGCGCACTTCTGCCTGCCCTCGGCTGCCGCAGTGAGTACGGATTCGCATCTGGCTTCGGCGGGCGGGGCTATCCGCGCGGCCCGGCTGGTGCTTGAGGGGCGTGAAAAGCGGGCCTTTGCTCTGGTACGGCCTCCGGGCCACCACGCCATGCGCGTGGTGCACGGCAACCGTGGCTTCTGCAATATCAATAACGAAGCCGTCATGGTGGAGTATATCCGCGATCATTACCCCCGCCCTGATGGCCGCCCCCTGCGCATCGCCATTGTGGATACGGATGTGCACCACGGCGACGGCAGCCAGGATATTTTTTGGAACGACCCGCATACCCTGTTCATTTCCCTGCATCAGGACGGGCGCACCCTGTACCCCGGATCGGGTTTTCCGCAGGAATGCGGAGGCCCCGGCGCGCTTGGGCGCACCATCAACATCCCTCTGCCGCCCGAAACTTCGGACGAGGGCTATCTGTACGCCATAGAGCATGCTGTGCTGCCCATTCTGGAAGATTTCAAGCCTGACCTGATCATCAATTCCGCCGGCCAGGACAATCACTTCACAGATCCCCTTGCCAACATGAAGCTTTCGGCACAGGGCTATGCGGCGCTCAATGCGGCCCTGCAGCCCCATATCGCCGTGCTTGAAGGCGGTTACTCCATACGCGGGGCATTGCCCTACGTGAATCTGGGCATCTGCCTTGCCCTTGCCGGGCTGGACGCCTCGGATATCCGCGAGCCGGGCTGGACGCCGGAAGCCACGCGTCAGCGGCCGCAAGTGCGGGAATACATAGCAAAATTGTGCGCGCAGATCCGCGATGTGTATTTTCATCCCCCGGCGCAGCCCACGGAAGGCGAGGAAGAAAACGGCTGGTGGGTGCGCCGCAAGCACATCTTTTACGATACGGACAACCTGCGCGAAGGGCAGACGGAAGCCTGGCGGCTGTGCAGCGATTGCTCGGGGCTGGGGCGCATTGAGACTGCCTCGGAACGGGTGCCCCGCTCCCTGTGCATACTGGTGCCGCGCCACGCCTGCCCGCAGTGCAGGAGCCAGGGGCTGGAGCTTGCCGCGCAGGCGCGCAAAAGCGGGCGTTACGCCCATGTGCGCCTGCTGGATGGCGATGTGGCAGATCCGGGCCCTGCGGCCAAAAATGAGAAATAA
- the tmk gene encoding dTMP kinase, protein MFISFEGIEGAGKSTAINYLAGFLQENGHDPLCTREPGGCALGRSLRSILLDARTRELSSRAELFLFLADRAQHVAEVIRPALEAGQTVLCDRYTDSTLAYQGHGRGLDTEYLQRLNQAATGGLQPELTLLLDLPVRCGLMRAGERNRQEGLVVSEGRFDAESLDFHERVRQGYRVLAEEEPERFAIIDASQPPEDVVLQCRSAIESHLRQRGWGLE, encoded by the coding sequence ATGTTTATCTCTTTTGAAGGTATAGAAGGCGCGGGCAAGTCCACGGCCATCAACTATCTTGCGGGTTTTTTGCAGGAAAATGGCCACGACCCCCTGTGTACGCGTGAGCCGGGGGGCTGTGCGCTTGGGCGCAGCCTGCGCTCCATACTGCTTGATGCCCGCACGCGCGAACTCTCCAGCCGGGCGGAGCTTTTTCTGTTTCTTGCCGACAGGGCGCAGCACGTGGCGGAGGTCATCCGGCCTGCGCTGGAAGCAGGACAGACCGTGCTGTGCGACCGTTACACCGATTCCACACTGGCCTATCAGGGGCACGGACGCGGGCTTGATACGGAATATCTGCAAAGGCTTAATCAGGCGGCCACGGGCGGCCTGCAACCGGAGCTGACCCTGCTGCTGGATCTGCCGGTGCGTTGCGGCCTCATGCGCGCTGGCGAGCGCAACCGTCAGGAAGGTCTGGTAGTTTCAGAAGGCCGTTTTGACGCTGAGAGCCTTGATTTTCACGAGCGGGTGCGCCAGGGCTACAGGGTCCTGGCCGAGGAAGAACCCGAGCGCTTCGCCATTATTGACGCCTCGCAGCCGCCCGAAGACGTGGTTTTGCAGTGCCGCTCCGCCATCGAGTCCCACTTGCGGCAGCGCGGTTGGGGATTGGAATAG
- a CDS encoding HD domain-containing protein, with the protein MEKGCYVKDIGPASEARGIFVVTQAAQGQSRNGPYWRLTLADASGSLEAKIWHPLSAEFSEIAAGTLVWAEGRAGLYRDQVQLTVEQMRFLSDEECAAVDHAALMPASPFSLDEMLDELLDLIKKEFVHAPWRKLVQGFFNNDEMRAAFRVCPAAKGVHHAYVGGLLEHTLSVFKLCRRIADHYPELDRQTFLAGALFHDIGKLREFSGGIANDYTDEGRLLGHLMLGIEMLEPYLAKSGLEEPLQRHLKHLILSHHGELEFGAVRVPHTPEAMALHYADNLDAKMAQCRGLFAQIEGEGEAWTPWQATLGRPVHRAARTPDKAAPATRKKAVKEECLSLLKV; encoded by the coding sequence ATGGAAAAAGGTTGTTACGTCAAAGATATTGGCCCCGCCTCGGAGGCGCGCGGCATATTCGTGGTTACGCAGGCTGCGCAGGGCCAGTCGCGCAATGGCCCGTACTGGCGGCTTACCCTTGCTGACGCCAGCGGCAGCCTTGAAGCCAAGATATGGCATCCGCTGAGCGCGGAGTTCAGCGAAATCGCGGCGGGAACGCTTGTGTGGGCCGAAGGGCGCGCGGGGCTGTATCGGGATCAGGTGCAGCTCACGGTGGAGCAGATGCGCTTTCTTTCCGATGAGGAATGCGCCGCTGTGGACCATGCGGCCCTTATGCCCGCCAGTCCCTTTTCGCTGGATGAAATGCTGGATGAACTGCTTGACCTCATCAAGAAGGAATTTGTCCACGCGCCATGGCGCAAGCTGGTGCAGGGATTTTTTAATAACGACGAGATGCGCGCCGCCTTTCGAGTCTGCCCGGCGGCCAAGGGGGTGCACCACGCCTATGTGGGCGGGCTGCTTGAGCACACTTTGAGCGTATTCAAACTTTGCCGCCGCATCGCCGACCATTATCCGGAACTTGACCGGCAGACCTTTCTTGCGGGAGCGCTGTTTCACGACATTGGTAAACTGCGCGAATTCTCTGGCGGTATCGCCAATGATTACACTGATGAGGGCCGCCTGCTGGGGCACCTCATGCTGGGCATTGAAATGCTGGAGCCGTATCTGGCTAAATCCGGTCTGGAAGAGCCGTTGCAGCGGCATCTGAAACACCTGATCTTGAGCCACCATGGCGAGCTGGAGTTCGGTGCGGTGCGCGTGCCGCATACGCCGGAAGCCATGGCCCTGCACTATGCCGACAACCTGGACGCCAAGATGGCCCAGTGCCGTGGCCTGTTTGCCCAGATAGAGGGCGAAGGCGAGGCCTGGACACCCTGGCAGGCTACGCTGGGGCGACCCGTGCACCGGGCCGCGCGTACGCCGGACAAAGCCGCCCCCGCAACCCGCAAAAAAGCGGTGAAAGAAGAATGTTTATCTCTTTTGAAGGTATAG
- the surE gene encoding 5'/3'-nucleotidase SurE, whose protein sequence is MDVLLTNDDGIRARGLRALYAALLEAGHTVHVVAPMTQQSGVGHSLTVFEPVRAMDFEEPDFKGLGIYGTPTDCVKLALGQLLPKKPDMVISGINAGPNVGPDILYSGTVGAATEAAHEDLPSIAVSHDCYKVKNGDLLPQARHLVALAERIDWSQLGRRRVVNVNYPACPLDEVKGLRVCPQTSAVWVNTYSERLDPRGAPYWWLEGEIPAETIEPDSDKDMLNRGYITLTPLRFDFTDPAGLNALAGMKLG, encoded by the coding sequence ATGGACGTTCTTCTGACCAACGATGACGGCATCCGCGCGCGCGGCCTGCGCGCGCTTTACGCCGCCCTGCTTGAAGCAGGGCATACAGTGCATGTGGTGGCCCCCATGACCCAACAATCCGGCGTGGGCCACTCGCTGACCGTATTTGAACCTGTACGCGCCATGGATTTTGAAGAACCCGACTTCAAAGGTCTGGGTATTTACGGCACACCCACGGACTGCGTCAAACTGGCCCTTGGGCAGCTTTTGCCCAAAAAACCCGACATGGTTATTTCTGGCATCAATGCAGGCCCCAATGTTGGCCCGGACATTCTGTATTCCGGCACGGTGGGCGCGGCCACGGAGGCGGCCCACGAGGATCTGCCGAGCATTGCTGTGTCGCACGACTGCTACAAGGTCAAAAACGGCGACCTGCTGCCGCAGGCCCGGCACCTTGTGGCGCTGGCCGAGCGCATCGACTGGTCGCAGTTGGGCCGCCGCAGGGTCGTCAACGTCAACTATCCTGCCTGCCCGCTGGACGAGGTCAAAGGCCTGCGCGTCTGCCCGCAGACCAGCGCAGTGTGGGTAAACACCTACTCGGAGCGCCTTGACCCACGCGGCGCGCCCTACTGGTGGCTTGAGGGCGAAATTCCTGCGGAAACCATTGAACCGGACTCGGACAAAGACATGCTCAACCGGGGATACATTACCCTTACCCCCCTGCGCTTTGATTTTACCGATCCGGCTGGCCTGAACGCGCTGGCTGGCATGAAGCTCGGCTAG